The following coding sequences lie in one Gemmatimonadota bacterium genomic window:
- a CDS encoding response regulator transcription factor, producing the protein MSTTSVLIVDDEALGRDCIRFALDPAPGYQVVGESTCGEDAIRDIRRLEPDIVVLDIQMPGLSGLDVIREIGPAQMPPTVFVTAHDQFALQAFEVEAVDYVLKPFDDARLLRALERARTSAAGHGGRLEALLAALGNATAGTSAARYTRRILVRAGERYQFVPVQEIDWIEAAGNSLRLHGPGRMHEIRMTLQSLMASLDPSAFVRIHRSTAVRLAAIKEIQPWFSGDYLVILHDGKQLRLSRSFREQVLKVFH; encoded by the coding sequence GTGTCCACCACCTCCGTCCTCATCGTCGACGACGAAGCCCTCGGGCGTGATTGCATCCGCTTCGCGCTGGACCCCGCGCCAGGGTACCAGGTGGTGGGCGAAAGCACCTGCGGCGAGGATGCCATCCGCGACATTCGACGGTTGGAGCCCGATATCGTCGTGCTGGATATCCAGATGCCCGGGCTCTCCGGCCTTGACGTCATCCGCGAGATCGGGCCGGCGCAGATGCCGCCGACCGTGTTTGTTACGGCCCACGACCAGTTCGCATTGCAGGCCTTTGAGGTCGAGGCGGTGGACTACGTCCTCAAGCCGTTCGACGACGCCCGCCTCCTGCGGGCACTCGAGCGCGCACGGACCAGCGCCGCCGGGCACGGGGGTCGGCTCGAGGCACTGCTGGCCGCGTTAGGCAATGCCACCGCCGGAACGTCGGCCGCGCGGTACACCCGTCGCATCCTCGTGCGCGCCGGCGAGCGCTACCAGTTCGTCCCCGTGCAGGAGATCGACTGGATCGAAGCCGCCGGCAACTCCCTGCGCCTGCACGGCCCCGGACGGATGCATGAGATCCGCATGACCCTTCAGTCCCTGATGGCCTCGCTCGATCCCTCGGCCTTCGTACGCATTCATCGGTCGACGGCGGTACGCCTTGCCGCCATCAAGGAGATCCAGCCCTGGTTCAGCGGGGACTACCTCGTCATTCTCCACGATGGCAAGCAACTGCGCCTGAGCCGCAGCTTTCGGGAACAGGTCCTGAAGGTCTTTCATTGA